In bacterium, one genomic interval encodes:
- a CDS encoding thiamine pyrophosphate-binding protein: MTGNNADLIVRMLKDAGITHGFGIPSGQVLPLIEAMRKGGIEFVLTAHEGSAGFAADAMGRMTGVPGFCLSTLGPGATNLATGVGDAYLDRSPLIALTCNIPTHQMGRRIQMHIDHHTLFRPLTKASYPLRSGQIASTIAEALRIALSEPFGPVHLDLPVDVSLESTAEAPLPPPAGIPPAKAPAEDLRKAAEILQRAKRPVAVIGMSALRMKNPENLVRLLEKHQLPFATTTMAKGMVDEDHPLSLGCIERALRKMQRKFLKEADLIVGLGYDPVEVEYEQWIGGTNLLSIDVDPVDADDTVQVVHQAVGDFDHAIAELLSLDGGPGEWPAGAALQHKEAFQRALRPSSEGFAAHLAIDAVRAVLPPDGVLAFDVGAHTHQIASQWTAHAPRTFLITNGWSSMGFGIPAAIGAKVARPDLPVVCILGDGCFQMTCGEVATAKRLNLPLPIVVLDDRWLSLIQIKQNRQDMQIYGTELQREEYREPPAHYFGVPVVCARGPEELEKAVREALHAGGPTVIEAVINPSHYMDTVFD, encoded by the coding sequence ATGACAGGAAACAATGCCGACCTCATTGTCCGGATGCTCAAAGACGCAGGCATCACCCACGGCTTCGGCATCCCGAGCGGGCAGGTGCTCCCCCTGATCGAGGCCATGCGCAAGGGGGGCATCGAATTCGTCCTCACCGCGCACGAGGGCTCGGCGGGCTTCGCGGCGGACGCCATGGGCCGGATGACCGGGGTGCCCGGATTCTGCCTCTCGACGCTCGGCCCCGGGGCCACGAACCTCGCCACGGGCGTGGGAGACGCCTATCTCGATCGCTCGCCGCTCATCGCCCTGACCTGCAACATCCCGACCCACCAGATGGGGCGAAGGATACAGATGCACATCGATCACCACACCCTTTTCCGGCCCCTCACGAAGGCCAGCTACCCGCTGCGGAGCGGACAGATCGCCTCGACAATCGCGGAGGCGCTCCGCATCGCCCTGAGCGAGCCCTTCGGGCCGGTGCACCTCGATCTGCCGGTGGATGTTTCCCTCGAGAGCACGGCCGAGGCGCCGCTGCCGCCTCCCGCGGGGATCCCGCCCGCCAAGGCGCCGGCGGAGGACCTGCGCAAGGCCGCCGAAATTCTCCAGCGGGCCAAGCGCCCCGTCGCCGTTATCGGGATGTCGGCCCTGCGGATGAAGAATCCGGAAAATCTCGTCCGCCTTCTCGAAAAACACCAGCTCCCCTTCGCGACAACCACCATGGCCAAGGGCATGGTGGACGAGGACCATCCCCTCTCCCTGGGCTGCATCGAGCGGGCGCTGCGCAAGATGCAGCGGAAATTCCTGAAGGAAGCGGATCTGATCGTCGGCCTCGGCTACGACCCCGTCGAAGTGGAATACGAGCAGTGGATCGGCGGGACGAATCTTCTCAGCATTGACGTGGACCCCGTGGACGCCGATGACACCGTTCAGGTGGTCCACCAGGCCGTGGGCGATTTCGATCACGCCATCGCCGAGCTCCTCTCGCTCGATGGGGGCCCCGGCGAGTGGCCCGCCGGTGCCGCCCTCCAGCACAAGGAAGCGTTCCAGCGGGCGCTCCGCCCTTCATCGGAGGGATTCGCCGCGCATCTCGCCATCGATGCCGTCCGCGCCGTGCTTCCGCCGGACGGCGTTCTTGCGTTCGACGTCGGGGCGCACACCCACCAAATCGCCAGCCAATGGACCGCGCACGCGCCGCGCACTTTTTTGATCACGAATGGATGGTCCTCGATGGGCTTTGGCATTCCCGCCGCCATCGGCGCGAAAGTGGCCCGGCCCGATCTTCCGGTGGTCTGCATTCTCGGGGATGGATGCTTCCAGATGACCTGCGGCGAGGTGGCCACGGCGAAGCGGCTGAACCTGCCGCTCCCGATTGTCGTGCTCGACGACAGGTGGCTCTCGCTCATCCAGATCAAGCAAAATCGCCAGGACATGCAAATCTACGGAACGGAGCTTCAGCGGGAAGAATACCGCGAGCCGCCGGCGCACTACTTCGGCGTTCCCGTGGTCTGCGCCCGCGGCCCCGAGGAGTTGGAGAAAGCCGTGCGGGAGGCTTTACACGCAGGCGGCCCCACGGTCATCGAGGCCGTGATCAACCCTTCCCATTACATGGACACTGTTTTCGACTGA